A genomic window from Candidatus Angelobacter sp. includes:
- a CDS encoding Rieske 2Fe-2S domain-containing protein: MPEFITIAEVNQVPIDRGLSVRVGDREFALFKLDGQCYALDGRCPHRGGPLGEGLVENGRVSCPLHGWEFDVKTGAPVGGNSKKTVACFPINVVNGKIQIQI, from the coding sequence ATGCCGGAATTCATCACGATCGCCGAAGTAAACCAGGTTCCAATCGACCGTGGATTGAGCGTGCGTGTGGGCGACCGCGAATTCGCCTTGTTCAAACTCGATGGACAATGCTATGCGCTTGACGGACGATGTCCGCACCGCGGTGGTCCGCTGGGAGAAGGGCTGGTTGAGAATGGGCGCGTCTCTTGTCCGTTGCATGGCTGGGAGTTTGACGTGAAGACGGGCGCGCCCGTCGGCGGGAACTCCAAAAAAACGGTCGCCTGCTTTCCAATCAACGTGGTTAATGGCAAAATCCAGATACAAATCTAA
- a CDS encoding NUDIX hydrolase, which produces MIKPWEKTGSRPLGDFRIFSVRADRAVSPRTGQESEFFVIDCVDWVNVIAVTPDDHLVMVEQYRHGTNTVELEIPGGMIDGNDASPAVAGVRELREETGCSGENERIIGRIFPNPAIMSNSCYTVLVENCRLKHAVEFDHGEDLATRLVPVADIPRLIADGRIRHAIVVVALYHYELWRRGRK; this is translated from the coding sequence ATGATCAAGCCCTGGGAAAAGACGGGCTCCAGACCCCTTGGCGACTTCCGCATTTTTTCGGTGCGTGCCGATCGGGCGGTTTCGCCGAGGACCGGCCAGGAGAGCGAATTCTTCGTCATCGACTGTGTTGACTGGGTGAATGTGATTGCCGTCACTCCGGACGATCATCTGGTGATGGTTGAACAATACCGGCACGGCACCAACACGGTGGAGTTGGAAATCCCCGGCGGAATGATCGATGGAAACGACGCGTCACCGGCGGTTGCGGGCGTCCGGGAATTGCGCGAAGAAACCGGCTGCTCTGGCGAAAACGAACGGATCATCGGGAGGATTTTTCCGAATCCCGCCATCATGAGCAACTCCTGCTACACCGTGCTGGTGGAGAATTGCCGCCTGAAGCACGCCGTCGAGTTCGATCACGGCGAGGATCTGGCGACAAGGCTGGTGCCGGTGGCAGACATTCCGCGTCTTATTGCGGACGGCAGAATTCGGCACGCGATCGTTGTCGTGGCGTTGTACCACTACGAATTGTGGCGACGCGGACGGAAGTAG
- a CDS encoding peptidylprolyl isomerase has product MSEVALITTSEGEIVLEFWPEVAPRHVENFKKLAQQGFYDGTCFHRVIKGFMIQGGDPLTKDEANKSRWGTGGPGHTVKAEFNDKPHVRGVLSMARSDDPNSAGSQFFICHGDPRFLDRQYTAFGKLIQGDEVLEKIATTPTQPGDRPVKRMNVMSVKIVPAESVK; this is encoded by the coding sequence ATGAGCGAAGTTGCCCTCATCACCACGTCCGAAGGCGAAATCGTGCTCGAATTCTGGCCCGAGGTCGCGCCGCGCCATGTCGAGAATTTCAAAAAACTGGCGCAGCAGGGATTCTATGACGGTACCTGCTTTCACCGTGTCATCAAAGGCTTCATGATTCAGGGCGGCGATCCGCTTACGAAGGACGAAGCGAACAAGAGCCGCTGGGGCACGGGTGGCCCCGGCCACACCGTCAAGGCCGAGTTCAATGACAAGCCGCATGTCCGGGGCGTGCTCTCCATGGCGCGCTCGGACGATCCGAACTCCGCCGGCTCGCAATTCTTCATTTGTCACGGCGACCCGCGATTCCTGGACCGGCAATACACGGCGTTCGGGAAGTTGATCCAAGGGGACGAGGTGCTGGAAAAAATCGCGACAACCCCCACCCAGCCCGGTGACAGACCAGTTAAACGCATGAACGTCATGAGCGTCAAAATCGTTCCCGCCGAGTCCGTGAAGTGA